GGACCACGGCGGGTCGCAGGGCCGGCTGTGGTCGGCCAGGACGGCGGTGAGGGGCGCTGCCGGCGGGTCAGCGGGGATGTCGCGAGCGTTGCGGACCGGGGTGGTGCAGACGGCGGAGTGGCCGTCATCCACCTTCGGGCCGCCCGCCTGCACGGCCCCAGCGACCGGCCCGGCACTGTTCGGCGCGTGCGGGTACGGGCTGCCGTACGACAGCGGGTGGAGCCAGGCGGTGAGCACGACGAGCAGGACAGCGATGATGACCGATGCCGGTCCCAGTCCGCCCGTGCGGGGGACGGTGCGCGAGGCGCGTGCCATGCGCCGTCCCCTTTCGTGGTGTCGGTGGTGGCTGGTCCAGCGGCCGTCCGGGATCAGGGCTCGACGAGGCCCGCGCGGATGGCGTAGCGGGTGAGCTCCAGTCTGTCGCGCATGCCGAGCTTGTGCAGCAGGTTCGCCCGATGCCGGTGGACGGTCTTGATGCTGATGAAGAGCATCTCGGCGATCTCCTTGGAGGAGTAGCCCTCGGCGACGACCTTGAGCACCTCCTCTTCCCGGGGGGTGAGGATCTGCTCGGGGGGTTCGTCGCCGTGGCGGACGCGGTCGAGGTAGGTGCGGATGAGGGCGCTGACCGCGCCCGGGTAGAGGAAGGGCTCGTCGCGCAGGGCGGCCCGGCAGGCGGCGACCAGGTCGCGGTCGGCCACCGACTTCAGTACGTATCCGCTGGCGCCGGCCTTGAGGGCCTGGAAGAAGTACTGCTCGTTGTCGTGCATGGTCAGCATCAGCACGCGCAGGTCCGGCTTGAGCGCGAGCAGTTCGCGGGTGGCCTGCAGACCGGTCATCCGGGGCATGGCGATGTCGAGGACGGCCAGGTCGACGTCGTGGGTGCGGGCCAGGGCGATGGCCTCGGCGCCGTCTCCGGCCTCGACGGCGACCTGCAGGTCGGGCTCCCGGTCGAGGATGAGCCGCACTCCGCGCCGCACCAGTGCGTGGTCGTCGGCGAGGAGGATACGGATCGCGGGTATGTCGGTCGTGGTCATGACTGCTTCCTCGAAACGGGCGTGGTCAGCCGCACCTGCGTACCGGCCTGCGGCCGGGAGGTGACGTCCAGGGTGGCCCCGATGAGCAGGGCGCGCTCACGCATCCCCCGCAATCCCGCGCCCTCGCGCGCCATGCCGGTACCGCGGCCGTCGTCCGTGACGGCGAGCACCACGGTTCCCTCGCTGTGGCGCAGGCTCACCTCGACGCGGTCGGCCTCGGCGTGGCGGGCCGCGTTGGTCAGGGCCTCCTGGGCGACGCGGTACAGCACCAGTTCGGTCTCCTGATCCAGTACGGGCAGGCCGGCATCGAAACGGCGCACCACCCGCAGCCCCGTGTGGGTGGCGAACTCGGTGGTCAGCGAGGTGAGCGCGCTGACCAGTCCCAGGTCCTCCAGAACACCCGGCCGCAGTCGGCGCACCAGGCGGCGCACCTCGTCCAGGCTCTCCCGGGTGATCTCCTGCGCCTGCCGCAACTCACCGCGCAAGGGCCCTTCGGCCTCGTCCGCGGCCCGCTTCAGCCCCAGCAGGATCGCCGTCATGCTCTGGCCGACCTCGTCGTGGAGCTCCTGGGCGATGCGACGTCGCTCGGCCTCCTGCGCGAGCAACGCGCGGGCACTGCTGGCGGCCCGTTCGAGTTCCAGCCGCTCCAGCATGGCGTTGAAGGTACGGATCAGCTCGGCGATCCCACCTCGGCCGCGTTCCGGCAGCCGTTGCCCCGGGCGCAGCAGGTCGACGGTGGTCATCAGCCTGGTGAGCCGGTCCAGGGGGGCCAGTCCGATCCGCAGCAGGGCCGCGTTGGCGATCAGCATGACCATCAGGCCGGCCACCAGGATGACCGCTTCGGTCAGCAGGACCGGAACGGAAACGGTCACCGGAGCCCACAGCAGCAATGCGGTCGCGGCCCCCAGTACCACGGCATTGAAGGCGAAGATCCGCCAGAACAGCGACACCGCGATGACGCCTTCCTCTCCGTGACACGGCTCGGTCTCTCGTATCGGTCGCCGCTATCCGGCACGCGTTGCAGGCATTGCTCTGGACCGTCCTGCCGCCAGCTTGCCCAGACTCGGCCGTCTCGTCGATGGGCTCCGATACCCATTTCTGATTCCCGCTCCGACCGCACCGTCGTCGGCCCGTCCGACACAGATGGGTATCGCGCCCGATGGGTTTCGGGCGGTGCGTCGGCCACGGTGAAGGCGTGGCCCCACCCCGTGACCGCCGGGCCACCCAGGAACCGGGCCTGCCCGTCGGCGGGCCCGGTTCCGTACGCCACCCCTCACGTCGAAGGAAGGACCTGACATGTCTCTCGACACACGCCGGACCGAACCCTGGCTCGAGCGTCTGACCGCACACGAGGCACGCCAGCGCCTCGAGCACGAGCGCGGCACCCGGCTGACACAGCTGCGGGCCATCGACGAGACCGGCCAGGCCGCGACGGAACCGTTGCTGTCGGCGCAGAAGGACACCATCAAGCGCGTGCTCAAGGAGATCGAGGCCGCCTTCACCCGCCTCCAGGACGGCAGTTACGGCATCTGCCAGAGGTGCTCCACGGCCATACCGGTCGAGCGCCTGGAAATCCTGCCCTACACGCGGCACTGCGTCCCCTGCCAGCGCGAGGCCGCCTGATCACCGCCCGTCCAGCCCGCTCTCCCACCCGACCCAAGGGGTGAAGTGGTGAACCGACAGATGACCGCCGACCGCGAGACGACCCTGCCGCCCGCCGACCTGATCGCACTGCGAGACCACCTGCTGGAGCAGCGCCTGTTCCGCGAGGCCCAGCTCCAGCAGCTCGCCGGTGCCACGGCGCCGGGCTCCGACGCGGGACTCGGCCGACAGACCGCCTCCCACCGCGAGGTCCACATCAAGCTCGCCGATGCCGCCCGCATGGTCCTCGCCGACGTGGAAGCAGCCCTGACACGTATGGATCAAGGCACTTACGGTGCCTGCCACCTGTGCCGCAAGCCCATCGACCCCGCACGTCTGGCGATCGTGCCGCAAGCCCGCTACTGCGCCCGCTGCCAACACGTCAGGGAGGCCGGACTGTGACGCCCACAGCCCTGCCCCGTGGCGTGACCGCCCCGAACCGGACCTGGCCGTTGTACCGCGCCTGCTCCGGCATCGCCCTCGACCTCGGCAGCGCCCGCACCCGCGCCTGGGTGTCCGTGCGCGGCACCATCCTCGACGTACCCACGGTGGCGTTTCCCGGCGACGGTGACGTCCACCCCATTCAGCGCGGCACCATCGTCGACACCCCGGCAACGGCTCGGATGCTCGACCGGTTGCTGCGCCACCGCCTGCCCCGCTTCGGCCGTCGTCTGATCGTCCTGACCACACCCGTCCTGGGCGGGGTCGCCTTCCGTACCGAAGCCCGCAGCGCGCTGGAAACGCTGGGGCCGCACACCGTGCTGACCGTCCCGTCCGCCCGGGCCGTGGCCACGGCTGCCGGTGCCGATCCGACCCGGCCTCTGCTCGTCGTGGACATCGGCGCCCACGTCACCGAGGCGGTCCTGCTGGTCGACGGCAGCGTGACCGACGCCCGCCGCACCCTGCTCGGCACCAGCGACCTCGACAGCCGGACCCCTGCCACGCGGATCGCGGACGCGGTCACGGAAATGGTGACTCTGATGGTGGAACAGGACCGCACCGCGCAGACGCTCGACGCCCTGCGGCGAGGTGTGCTTCTGGCAGGCGGAGGCGCACTGCGCGCCGACATCACCCACGGCCTCTCCACACGGCTGCGCCACCCGGTCCAGCCCGTACCCGCCCCGCACACCGCCGCCGTCCGCGGTGCCGCCGCACTCCTGGATTCCGCTCGTATCCACCCCTCGACCGGGGCGTGCGGCCCGCCATCACCACGTCGTCCGCACTGATCGACGGGCCGTCAGCACTCGTCGAGGTCAGTCGCCGGCGCGCGGGTCGTCGGGCTCTGCCGGGAGGGGCACTTGTCCGACGGTGACACGACGGTAGGCGGCCCGGGCATGGACGATCCGGGCCAGCACCGTGCCGACGAGAGCTGCCGCGCACAGACTGGCGAGCCAGAAGGTGTCCCGGGGCGCGGCCCAGGTGAGGGTGCCCACGGGTGGGATCGCGAAGCCGTTGAGGAACAGCCAGCACAGCACCGCCGTGCCCGGGGCGGCGGTGAAGCGGGCGCACAGTCCCAGTCCGACGGCCAGCAACGACAGCCCGGCCAGGGCGACACCGGGGCGGTCCGTGCCCACGAAGACGTTGTGCAGCGCCACCAGAACCAGGGCACCGCCAAAGGCCGTGGCCCACACCAGCGGGGTGGCGACCGGTCGGGGGACGGGTCGTACCCCGGCGTTGAGGGACACCCACTCGATCATGCTGACGCTTCCCCTTCCGGTCCTCCCCCGCGCCCGCGGGACGCCGACCGCTCCGGCCGTACGGACCCCTGGGCGCAGATTGTCCCACTGGACCGTCAGCCGTACTTCCCCTCGGGCCGATTCCCGACGCGTGCGACCTGTCGGTGCGGCTGACCTCCGGTGAGGGGCGAAGCTCATCGACGCGCTGACGCCGATGCACCACAGCGGCCGTCCCCTCGTCGGCGCCCGACCTGGCAGTCGTCGCAGTGGGCGTGACCGGGCGTCGGGTGGGCGGTTGGGGGCCGCTCGCGTAGGCCTACGTGGAGGTGCCGACCGGGTCGAGTGGTCTGGTGGGCCAGTCGAGCAGACGGGCGCCGATCACCGCGGTCTGCAAGGTGTAGCGGTGGCCGGGGTCGGTCGGGTCGCTGCCGGTCAGGGTGTGGATGCGGTCGAGCCGGTAGGTGAGCGCGCGCACGCTGAGGGACAGCCGCCGGGCCGCGGCCGCGGCCACGCAGCCGCTGTCGAAGTAGGCGGTGAGAGTGTCGAGCAGGGGCCGCGCTCCACCGCGTGCCTGTTCCAGCGGCCCCACGGTGTTGCGTACGAGGTCCATCAGCGCCTGCCGGTCCCTGGCCAGGACGGGGAAGACCAGCAGATCGGCGGCGCGCAGCAACGGCTCGTCGAGGCCCATGCGCTGAGCCACGTCGAGCGCGTTGAGGGCCTCTTCGTAGCTGTGTCCGATGCCGATCGTGCCCGGTCTGGGGCGGCCGATGGCGGCCTGGGCCCGGCCGGCTGCGGCGTAGGCGTGCTTGGCGAAATGCGTGAGGACGTCGTCCTGGTCGGCGGGGGCGATGCACACCATCCGGCCGTCCTTGGTGGTGAACAGGATCCGGCGGTTCTCGAAACGCGCGAACAGCTCGTCGGCCACCTGCCGGGGAACGGGGTCGGTCTCGTCGTACTCCTCCGGCCCCTCGACCACGGCCACCGCGTGGGCGCGGGACAGCCGCAGCCCGAACCGTTCGGAACGCGCGGCGAGTTGGCCCGGGTCGCCGCGACCGTGCAGCAGGTCGTCGATGAACTCCCGGCGGGCGGCCTCTTCTTTGCGGATGACGAGTCGCTGCGCGCGCTCGTATCCGTCGGCGAAGGCGTCCACCGCCTGCTCGACGACGGTGAGGACGCTGTCCGGATCGGCCCCTCGTGGCCGCCCGTCGCGGCCGGCCACGAGGTGCGCGCGTACGAGGGTGCGCCAGCCGAGTCCTGCCTCGGCCGCCCGTGCGCCCAGGGCCCGGCGGGACTCGATCTCGTCGCGGGTCAGGTGGCGTCCGGTGCTCGTGGCGTCCGTCAGGATCGTGGTGAATCCGTCGAGGAAC
Above is a window of Streptomyces sp. NBC_00490 DNA encoding:
- a CDS encoding response regulator transcription factor — protein: MTTTDIPAIRILLADDHALVRRGVRLILDREPDLQVAVEAGDGAEAIALARTHDVDLAVLDIAMPRMTGLQATRELLALKPDLRVLMLTMHDNEQYFFQALKAGASGYVLKSVADRDLVAACRAALRDEPFLYPGAVSALIRTYLDRVRHGDEPPEQILTPREEEVLKVVAEGYSSKEIAEMLFISIKTVHRHRANLLHKLGMRDRLELTRYAIRAGLVEP
- a CDS encoding HAMP domain-containing sensor histidine kinase, which codes for MSLFWRIFAFNAVVLGAATALLLWAPVTVSVPVLLTEAVILVAGLMVMLIANAALLRIGLAPLDRLTRLMTTVDLLRPGQRLPERGRGGIAELIRTFNAMLERLELERAASSARALLAQEAERRRIAQELHDEVGQSMTAILLGLKRAADEAEGPLRGELRQAQEITRESLDEVRRLVRRLRPGVLEDLGLVSALTSLTTEFATHTGLRVVRRFDAGLPVLDQETELVLYRVAQEALTNAARHAEADRVEVSLRHSEGTVVLAVTDDGRGTGMAREGAGLRGMRERALLIGATLDVTSRPQAGTQVRLTTPVSRKQS
- a CDS encoding TraR/DksA C4-type zinc finger protein — its product is MSLDTRRTEPWLERLTAHEARQRLEHERGTRLTQLRAIDETGQAATEPLLSAQKDTIKRVLKEIEAAFTRLQDGSYGICQRCSTAIPVERLEILPYTRHCVPCQREAA
- a CDS encoding TraR/DksA family transcriptional regulator; protein product: MVNRQMTADRETTLPPADLIALRDHLLEQRLFREAQLQQLAGATAPGSDAGLGRQTASHREVHIKLADAARMVLADVEAALTRMDQGTYGACHLCRKPIDPARLAIVPQARYCARCQHVREAGL
- a CDS encoding PucR family transcriptional regulator: MNSQSTAETFLDGFTTILTDATSTGRHLTRDEIESRRALGARAAEAGLGWRTLVRAHLVAGRDGRPRGADPDSVLTVVEQAVDAFADGYERAQRLVIRKEEAARREFIDDLLHGRGDPGQLAARSERFGLRLSRAHAVAVVEGPEEYDETDPVPRQVADELFARFENRRILFTTKDGRMVCIAPADQDDVLTHFAKHAYAAAGRAQAAIGRPRPGTIGIGHSYEEALNALDVAQRMGLDEPLLRAADLLVFPVLARDRQALMDLVRNTVGPLEQARGGARPLLDTLTAYFDSGCVAAAAARRLSLSVRALTYRLDRIHTLTGSDPTDPGHRYTLQTAVIGARLLDWPTRPLDPVGTST